A stretch of Microbacterium caowuchunii DNA encodes these proteins:
- a CDS encoding type I restriction endonuclease subunit R — translation MSTLTEADWEQDALDLLAEPLDWRPIRGEDIAPGTGERETWDDLLIRPRLLDALRRLNPGVPAHYLQQAAAEIASPTSQDAITENHRIHQYLVGGYPMSYLDADGAEQNPRLRLLSTDPAEDDWLAVNQVTIRQGDLHRRFDIVLYVNGMPLSILELKRAGSASTGVAPAHAQLQTYLREFPMAFRFCVFTLASDGVEAKYGTPFTPLNHFAPWNVDDDGAPLAQPRIEDGVSVEPIDDALNGLFNQERFLQLVRNFTAFDENADGLTKRIAKPHQYFAVTKAVGSTVQAVETNGKAGVVWHTQGSGKSMEMELYANLVSRHPKLKNPTVIVVTDRTELDGQLFQTFDQSLLLAEKPVQVRERAQLRDELGNRVTGGIYFTTLQKFGLTDAEKQSGLQHPLLTDRRNVIVVVDEAHRSHYDDLDGYARHLRDALPNATLIAFTGTPISFAERDTRAVFGDYIDIYDLTRAVEDGATVPVYFEPRLIKVSFADGATEEDIDRVADEVTLGLDDTERARLEASVAVVNAVYGAPERIETLAADLVRHWEERRERMKPFLEAPGKALIVGGTREICARLYDAIVALRPEWHSGALDSGRIKVVYSGSASDQPPVSDHVRRDSENKAIKARLKDPDDELELVIVKDMMLTGFDAPPLHTLYLDRPLKGALLMQTLARVNRTFRGKQDGLLVAYAPLADNLAKALSEYTVSDQENKPIGRDVDEAVSIATELVAQIREMLADWDWRAIVAQGGSRAWRTAATTVTNFLRDAANPLNAEELGPERLSARYRAATARLARAWALASGREGLAELHDEIAFYEEVRVWMAKFDAAERQARDEPIPEEISRLLATLVAESIAPGGVLDIYEAAGLPRLALDDLGPEFLAKAQAAPNAHLAIEALRKSLTDAGAKVTRGNVVRQRAFSERIAEIMNRYTNQQLTAAEVIAELVEMAKDVAAEASRGEHFTPALSSDELAFYDAVATNESAIDLQGEDVLAQIARELVAVMRRDVRTDWTVRDDVRAKLRSSIKRLLVKYKYPPDKQPEAIKLVMEQMEAMAPRYADERGR, via the coding sequence GTGAGCACCCTGACCGAGGCCGATTGGGAGCAGGATGCGCTCGACCTCCTCGCGGAGCCGCTGGACTGGCGGCCAATCCGCGGCGAGGACATCGCACCGGGCACCGGTGAGCGCGAGACTTGGGACGACCTCCTCATCCGTCCTCGCCTGCTCGACGCGTTGCGCCGACTGAACCCGGGAGTCCCGGCGCACTACCTGCAGCAGGCGGCGGCAGAGATTGCCTCGCCCACCTCGCAGGACGCGATCACCGAGAACCACCGCATCCATCAGTACCTCGTCGGCGGATACCCGATGAGCTACCTCGACGCGGACGGTGCTGAGCAGAACCCGCGACTGCGGCTGCTGAGCACCGATCCGGCGGAGGATGACTGGCTCGCAGTCAACCAGGTGACGATCCGGCAGGGTGACCTGCACCGCCGCTTCGACATCGTGCTGTACGTCAATGGCATGCCGCTGAGCATCCTCGAGCTGAAGCGTGCCGGCTCGGCATCGACCGGGGTGGCGCCGGCGCACGCGCAGCTGCAGACGTATCTGCGCGAGTTCCCGATGGCGTTCCGGTTCTGCGTCTTCACCCTCGCCAGCGATGGCGTGGAGGCCAAGTACGGCACCCCGTTCACGCCGTTGAACCACTTCGCGCCCTGGAACGTCGACGACGACGGAGCTCCGCTCGCCCAGCCGCGAATCGAGGACGGCGTCTCGGTCGAGCCCATCGACGACGCGCTCAACGGTCTCTTCAACCAGGAGCGCTTCCTGCAGCTGGTGCGCAACTTCACGGCGTTCGATGAGAACGCCGACGGGCTCACCAAGCGCATCGCCAAACCGCACCAGTACTTCGCCGTAACGAAGGCCGTGGGGTCCACCGTGCAAGCGGTGGAGACGAACGGCAAAGCAGGTGTTGTCTGGCACACGCAGGGCTCGGGCAAGTCGATGGAGATGGAGCTGTACGCGAACCTGGTGTCGCGGCATCCGAAGCTGAAGAACCCCACTGTGATCGTGGTCACCGACCGTACCGAGCTTGATGGCCAGCTGTTCCAGACGTTCGACCAGAGCCTGCTGCTCGCCGAGAAGCCGGTGCAGGTGCGGGAGCGTGCCCAGCTCCGCGACGAACTCGGCAACCGGGTCACCGGAGGCATTTACTTCACCACGCTGCAGAAGTTCGGGCTGACGGATGCGGAGAAGCAGTCGGGCCTGCAGCATCCGCTGCTGACCGACCGGCGCAACGTGATCGTCGTCGTCGACGAGGCGCACCGCAGCCACTACGACGACCTGGACGGCTACGCACGCCACCTGCGCGACGCACTGCCGAATGCGACGCTCATCGCGTTCACCGGCACGCCCATCTCCTTCGCGGAGCGGGACACCCGCGCGGTCTTCGGCGACTACATCGACATCTACGACCTCACCCGCGCCGTCGAGGACGGGGCAACGGTCCCCGTCTACTTCGAGCCGCGCCTCATCAAGGTCTCGTTCGCCGACGGCGCGACCGAGGAGGATATCGACCGGGTCGCGGACGAGGTCACGCTCGGCCTCGACGACACCGAACGCGCTCGCCTCGAAGCCTCCGTCGCCGTCGTCAACGCCGTGTATGGGGCCCCGGAGCGTATCGAGACCCTTGCTGCGGACCTCGTCCGGCACTGGGAAGAGCGGCGCGAGCGGATGAAGCCGTTCCTCGAGGCCCCGGGGAAGGCGCTGATCGTCGGGGGTACCCGCGAGATCTGTGCCCGGCTCTACGACGCCATCGTCGCTCTCCGGCCCGAATGGCACTCCGGTGCGCTCGATTCCGGTCGCATCAAGGTCGTGTACTCCGGTTCTGCATCCGATCAGCCGCCGGTGAGTGATCACGTGCGGCGTGATTCGGAGAACAAGGCCATCAAGGCGCGCCTGAAGGACCCGGACGACGAGCTTGAACTGGTGATCGTCAAGGACATGATGCTCACCGGATTCGATGCGCCACCGCTGCACACGCTCTACCTCGACCGCCCGCTGAAGGGTGCGCTGCTGATGCAGACCCTTGCCCGGGTGAACCGCACGTTCCGTGGAAAGCAGGACGGACTGCTGGTTGCGTACGCGCCGTTGGCCGACAACCTCGCGAAGGCGTTGTCGGAATACACGGTGTCGGACCAGGAGAACAAGCCGATCGGGCGCGACGTCGATGAGGCGGTCTCGATCGCGACCGAGCTGGTGGCACAGATCCGCGAGATGCTCGCCGATTGGGACTGGCGCGCCATCGTGGCGCAGGGCGGCTCGCGTGCCTGGCGCACGGCTGCGACTACGGTGACGAACTTCCTGCGGGATGCAGCCAACCCGCTCAACGCCGAGGAGCTCGGCCCCGAGCGGCTGTCTGCTCGGTACCGCGCCGCCACCGCGCGGCTGGCTCGCGCGTGGGCGCTCGCCTCAGGCCGCGAGGGACTCGCAGAGCTGCACGACGAGATCGCTTTCTACGAAGAAGTGCGCGTCTGGATGGCGAAGTTCGATGCCGCCGAACGGCAGGCTCGCGATGAGCCGATCCCGGAGGAGATCTCCCGGCTGCTCGCCACGCTCGTCGCGGAATCGATCGCGCCGGGTGGTGTGCTCGACATCTACGAGGCCGCGGGGCTTCCCCGCCTCGCGCTGGACGACCTCGGCCCGGAGTTCCTCGCGAAGGCGCAGGCCGCGCCGAACGCGCACCTCGCGATCGAGGCGCTGCGGAAATCCTTGACGGATGCCGGGGCAAAGGTGACCCGCGGCAACGTGGTGCGGCAACGCGCGTTCTCGGAGCGCATCGCCGAGATCATGAACCGTTACACCAACCAGCAGCTGACCGCCGCTGAGGTGATCGCCGAGCTCGTGGAGATGGCGAAGGATGTCGCGGCCGAGGCATCCCGTGGCGAGCACTTCACACCCGCGCTCTCGAGCGACGAGCTCGCGTTCTACGACGCCGTCGCGACGAACGAATCCGCGATCGATCTGCAGGGGGAAGACGTGCTCGCGCAGATCGCACGTGAACTCGTCGCGGTGATGCGCCGCGACGTACGCACCGACTGGACCGTACGTGACGATGTGCGCGCGAAGCTACGGTCATCGATCAAGCGGCTGCTGGTGAAGTACAAGTACCCGCCGGACAAGCAGCCCGAGGCGATCAAGCTCGTGATGGAACAGATGGAAGCGATGGCTCCGCGGTACGCGGACGAGCGAGGGCGGTAG
- a CDS encoding GTPase family protein, with protein MTPDPTAKSNESTPTPPLDEKPFLDARAEAKSRYGRFNLAIIGNSGVGKSSLVNAVFGRDWAKVGTGLPVTRGVQYYHDESLGIWDVEGFEIGSMLSPAEQLRGHLKIISERPANEQISVVWYCVNASSARLQQPEIDMIRELDAQGLPVVLVLTKVDWTKNPITGKRDVAHALKEFVEWLEEPVDERGEPLAIPYERVILTSTTDRHGKGKGHGLGELVAETLALSPENDQDAFRIAQRLNLPWKRELARPVITAAATAAAAAAAVPIPVADAVALAPIQLGMMGRIAAIYDLEMKTMMSAGALAQLGVQFTGQALARSAFKLIPGAGSFIGASVAFALTVATGEGWMRLCEQVHTGKLDIGKVTESWGDYAPGFLDIIRKMTIEKAAGGAGGDR; from the coding sequence ATGACCCCGGACCCCACAGCGAAGTCCAACGAGAGCACCCCGACCCCCCCGCTCGACGAGAAGCCCTTCCTCGACGCCCGCGCTGAGGCGAAGTCGCGCTACGGACGCTTCAACCTCGCCATTATCGGCAACTCCGGGGTGGGCAAGTCCTCCCTTGTGAACGCCGTCTTCGGCCGCGACTGGGCGAAAGTGGGAACCGGCCTACCGGTCACCCGTGGGGTGCAGTACTACCACGATGAGTCCCTCGGCATCTGGGACGTCGAAGGCTTCGAGATCGGCTCGATGCTTTCGCCCGCGGAACAGCTGCGCGGCCACCTGAAGATCATCTCGGAAAGACCCGCGAACGAGCAGATCTCAGTCGTCTGGTACTGCGTCAACGCTTCCTCGGCAAGGCTGCAGCAGCCCGAAATCGACATGATCCGCGAACTTGATGCGCAGGGTCTGCCCGTGGTCCTCGTGCTCACCAAGGTTGACTGGACGAAGAACCCCATTACGGGAAAGCGCGACGTCGCGCACGCCCTGAAGGAGTTCGTCGAGTGGCTCGAAGAGCCTGTCGACGAGCGTGGCGAGCCGCTCGCCATCCCGTATGAGCGAGTCATCCTGACCTCGACCACCGATCGGCATGGGAAAGGCAAGGGGCACGGACTCGGTGAGCTCGTTGCGGAGACCCTCGCCCTGTCCCCCGAAAACGATCAAGATGCCTTTCGCATCGCGCAGCGTCTCAACCTCCCCTGGAAGCGCGAGCTCGCCCGACCCGTCATCACCGCGGCTGCGACTGCCGCAGCCGCCGCAGCCGCCGTTCCGATCCCGGTGGCGGACGCCGTGGCGCTCGCGCCGATCCAACTCGGAATGATGGGTCGGATCGCCGCGATCTACGACCTCGAGATGAAGACGATGATGTCGGCGGGGGCCCTGGCTCAGCTGGGCGTGCAGTTCACCGGGCAGGCCCTGGCCAGAAGCGCCTTCAAGTTGATCCCGGGCGCTGGCAGCTTCATCGGAGCCTCGGTCGCCTTTGCGCTGACCGTGGCGACGGGCGAAGGCTGGATGCGCCTGTGCGAGCAGGTCCACACCGGCAAGCTCGACATCGGAAAGGTGACCGAGTCCTGGGGAGACTACGCTCCCGGATTCCTCGACATCATCCGCAAGATGACGATCGAGAAGGCCGCCGGTGGCGCCGGAGGTGATCGGTGA
- a CDS encoding restriction endonuclease subunit S, which translates to MLCVNSWGGSMSEWSRVPLASVLDFREGPGIMAADFRAEGVPLLRLSGLKRDGNLLSGCNYLDPEMVEQRWSHFRVRKGDVLLSTSASLGEVAVVDAPAVGAIPYTGLIGFRPKDGRVDPAFIPLMLREQSFKDQIEAMGVGSVMKHFGPTHLKLMTVTLPPRPEQQAVAEVLGALDDKIAANTALISLTAQNAAAIVGGGPCQDVPLADVALFHNRRRIPLSASQRDARPGNVPYYGANGRLATVDGALFDEPLVLLGEDGSVVRDDGSPFVHYIWGPAWVNNHAHVLTGAGLSTELLHVVLTRSKVDTLVTGAVQPKLSMGNAKRISVRIPDRSRLAVVDRQVCALFASRRAATEECRTLTETRDALLPQLMSGKLRVRDAERIAVDAGL; encoded by the coding sequence ATGTTGTGCGTGAACAGCTGGGGAGGATCAATGTCTGAGTGGTCTCGGGTGCCACTGGCATCGGTACTGGACTTCCGCGAGGGACCCGGAATTATGGCGGCTGACTTCCGCGCGGAAGGTGTCCCCTTGCTCCGGCTCTCGGGATTGAAGCGTGACGGAAACCTCCTCAGCGGGTGCAACTATCTTGATCCTGAGATGGTGGAACAGCGCTGGAGCCACTTCCGGGTGCGAAAGGGCGACGTGTTGCTCAGCACCTCGGCGTCCTTAGGGGAAGTAGCGGTAGTGGACGCGCCTGCCGTCGGCGCCATCCCTTATACCGGTCTGATCGGGTTCCGCCCCAAGGATGGTCGCGTGGATCCGGCATTCATTCCGTTAATGCTGCGCGAGCAGTCGTTTAAGGATCAGATCGAGGCCATGGGTGTCGGCAGTGTGATGAAGCACTTCGGGCCTACCCATCTGAAGTTGATGACCGTAACGCTCCCCCCCAGGCCCGAGCAGCAGGCGGTCGCCGAGGTGCTGGGTGCCCTCGACGACAAGATCGCCGCCAACACCGCCCTCATCTCTCTTACGGCGCAGAACGCGGCCGCGATTGTCGGAGGGGGACCTTGCCAGGACGTCCCACTCGCTGACGTCGCTCTCTTCCACAATCGGAGGCGGATTCCACTTTCAGCGAGCCAGAGAGATGCGCGGCCAGGCAACGTGCCGTACTACGGAGCGAACGGTCGGCTAGCAACTGTGGATGGGGCGCTTTTCGACGAGCCGTTGGTTCTCCTTGGCGAGGACGGCTCAGTGGTCCGAGACGACGGCTCGCCGTTCGTTCACTACATCTGGGGCCCCGCGTGGGTCAACAATCACGCGCACGTGCTTACCGGGGCCGGGCTGTCGACCGAGCTTCTCCACGTGGTGCTCACCCGGAGCAAGGTGGACACGCTCGTTACGGGCGCGGTGCAACCAAAGCTCTCAATGGGTAACGCGAAGAGAATAAGCGTGCGCATCCCTGACCGCTCACGCCTGGCTGTCGTCGATCGTCAGGTCTGCGCGCTGTTCGCATCTCGGCGGGCGGCGACGGAAGAGTGCCGCACCCTTACCGAAACACGCGACGCGCTGCTGCCGCAACTGATGTCGGGGAAGCTCCGGGTGCGCGACGCGGAGCGGATCGCTGTCGATGCCGGGCTCTGA
- a CDS encoding type I restriction-modification system subunit M — MPRTPKAVALAPSTMKELKDTLWKAADKLRGSMDASQYKDVILGLVFLKYVSDAFDERRAGIRAELTADGYDEEQIAALIDDTDEYTGRGVFWVPANARWGFLAEHAKGGSVDGIDKSIGLLIDEAMDAVMQANPQLAGTLPRIFNRDNVDQRRLGELVDLFNSARFAGQGQGGADGRRARDLLGEVYEYFLEKFAAAEGKRGGEFYTPAGVVRVLVEVLQPTRGRVYDPACGSGGMFVQAEKFIDAHHGEGSDISVFGQELNERTWRMAKMNLAIHGLTGNLGPRWGDTFARDLHPDLQADFVMANPPFNIKDWARNEDDPRWRFGVPPANNANYAWIQHILSKLAPGGRAGVVMANGSMSSNSGGEGRIRAEIVEADLVSCMVALPTQLFRSTGIPVCVWFFAKDKGKRAGEVLFIDARNLGHMVDRAERALSDEDIARIAGTFHAWRGIESDAAPEEYADVPGFCYSAALAEIKAADYALTPGRYVGAPEVEADGEPIEQKLARLRGELESQFAESARLADVVREQLGRINV; from the coding sequence ATGCCCCGCACACCGAAAGCCGTCGCGCTCGCGCCGTCGACCATGAAGGAGCTGAAGGACACGCTCTGGAAGGCGGCCGACAAGCTGCGCGGATCGATGGACGCCTCGCAGTACAAGGACGTCATCCTCGGCCTCGTGTTCTTGAAGTACGTCTCGGATGCGTTCGACGAGCGACGCGCGGGCATCCGCGCCGAACTCACCGCGGACGGGTACGACGAGGAGCAGATCGCCGCGCTCATCGACGACACCGACGAGTACACCGGCCGCGGCGTGTTCTGGGTGCCGGCGAACGCCCGGTGGGGGTTCCTCGCCGAGCACGCCAAGGGCGGGTCGGTGGACGGGATCGACAAGTCGATCGGCCTGCTCATCGATGAGGCGATGGATGCCGTGATGCAGGCGAACCCGCAGCTGGCGGGCACCCTGCCGCGCATCTTCAACCGTGACAACGTCGACCAGCGCCGGCTGGGGGAGCTCGTCGACCTGTTCAACTCGGCACGGTTCGCCGGGCAGGGTCAGGGCGGCGCGGACGGGCGCCGCGCGCGTGACCTGCTGGGGGAGGTGTACGAGTACTTCCTGGAGAAGTTCGCCGCGGCCGAGGGCAAGCGAGGCGGGGAGTTCTACACGCCTGCCGGTGTGGTGCGGGTGCTGGTCGAGGTGTTGCAGCCGACGCGGGGGCGGGTGTACGACCCGGCGTGCGGGTCGGGCGGCATGTTCGTGCAGGCGGAGAAGTTCATCGACGCCCACCACGGTGAGGGCAGCGACATCTCGGTCTTCGGGCAGGAGCTCAACGAGCGCACCTGGCGGATGGCGAAGATGAACCTCGCCATCCACGGGCTGACCGGCAACCTCGGCCCGCGCTGGGGCGACACGTTCGCCCGCGACCTGCACCCGGACCTGCAGGCGGACTTCGTGATGGCGAACCCGCCGTTCAACATCAAGGACTGGGCGCGCAACGAGGACGACCCCCGCTGGCGGTTCGGCGTCCCGCCGGCGAACAACGCCAACTACGCGTGGATCCAGCACATCCTCTCCAAGCTCGCGCCCGGCGGGCGGGCCGGTGTCGTCATGGCGAACGGCTCGATGTCGTCGAACTCGGGCGGTGAGGGCAGGATCCGCGCCGAGATCGTCGAGGCCGACCTCGTCTCGTGCATGGTCGCGCTGCCGACGCAGCTGTTCCGTTCGACCGGTATCCCGGTGTGCGTGTGGTTCTTCGCGAAGGACAAGGGCAAGCGCGCCGGCGAGGTGCTGTTCATCGACGCTCGCAACCTCGGGCACATGGTCGACCGCGCGGAGCGCGCGCTCAGCGACGAGGACATCGCCAGGATCGCCGGCACGTTCCACGCCTGGCGTGGCATCGAATCGGATGCTGCGCCCGAAGAGTACGCGGACGTTCCGGGCTTCTGTTATTCGGCCGCTCTCGCCGAGATCAAGGCCGCGGACTACGCGCTGACCCCGGGCCGTTACGTCGGTGCCCCGGAGGTCGAGGCCGACGGTGAGCCGATCGAGCAGAAGCTCGCGCGCCTGCGAGGCGAGTTGGAGTCGCAGTTCGCTGAGTCGGCACGCCTGGCGGATGTTGTGCGTGAACAGCTGGGGAGGATCAATGTCTGA
- a CDS encoding DUF4352 domain-containing protein has product MRRTHALSLAAVVTATMLTAGCGAAAAPDSDRLPDTAPVATASPTQADDPDQATYGDRILSDRGNLVKEVGQLAGMTLGEDSAVPVAQFVVTDIVVDIACTDQYADPPKNGHFVGIHLNVETTPELAQAEIGTVTFSEWVWQAFDANGTRVNDPLGNASWCMDSGDRLPLDIGPGQSVAGWVVLDLPTDHGSVAYLPWATTGWEWAY; this is encoded by the coding sequence ATGCGTCGTACTCATGCGCTCTCACTTGCCGCTGTCGTCACGGCGACGATGCTGACAGCCGGCTGCGGTGCGGCCGCCGCGCCGGATTCAGACCGCCTGCCGGACACCGCGCCCGTCGCCACCGCATCCCCCACTCAGGCAGACGATCCCGATCAGGCCACGTACGGCGACCGGATCCTCAGCGACCGCGGGAATCTTGTGAAAGAGGTCGGCCAGCTGGCGGGCATGACCCTTGGCGAGGATTCCGCCGTTCCCGTGGCGCAGTTCGTCGTGACGGACATCGTCGTGGACATCGCCTGTACCGACCAGTACGCGGATCCGCCAAAGAACGGCCATTTCGTGGGCATCCATCTCAACGTGGAGACGACCCCGGAGCTCGCGCAGGCCGAGATCGGCACCGTGACCTTCTCGGAGTGGGTGTGGCAGGCGTTCGACGCGAATGGCACCCGAGTGAACGATCCGCTGGGGAACGCCTCCTGGTGCATGGACTCCGGCGACCGGCTCCCGCTCGACATCGGTCCGGGGCAGAGCGTCGCCGGCTGGGTCGTCCTCGACCTGCCCACGGACCACGGCTCGGTGGCCTACCTCCCGTGGGCTACGACCGGCTGGGAGTGGGCGTACTGA